In Alphaproteobacteria bacterium, the genomic window CAAGCCCAGCGATGGGCTTGCCCAGCTTCAGGGTAAAATCGAAACCGTGCTGCATGACCTGATCGAGCCCGAGAGCCGCAAGTTCCACCCCCACGTCACCATCGCGCGCCTGAAAAAACCCCCGCCCGACCGCCTCGGCACTTTCCTCGCCGCCCACGACGCCTTCGCCAGCGAGCCTTTTGAGGTGGGCGAATTTCACCTCTATTCCAGCTTCCTCGGCCAGGGTGGCGCCATCCACACGATCGAAGCGACTTTTCCCTTGGAGCGATCAGGGAAATAGCCAGTCAACCCGCTGGTGTGACCGCCGTCACTTCCCATCGGTTGGACAGCGCCTAATTTGTCAGGCAGTGTGTGGGCGTTCTGCTCGTCCGGGAAGGGGGAATCTGGTATGG contains:
- the thpR gene encoding RNA 2',3'-cyclic phosphodiesterase; the protein is MIRLFVAIDFPTKVRRRLADMAGGIPGARWTDEAQMHLTLRFIGEVEEPLLPDIAEALRLVRLPAFELGLEGIGSFGKLRQARVLWAGVKPSDGLAQLQGKIETVLHDLIEPESRKFHPHVTIARLKKPPPDRLGTFLAAHDAFASEPFEVGEFHLYSSFLGQGGAIHTIEATFPLERSGK